One Gloeothece verrucosa PCC 7822 DNA window includes the following coding sequences:
- a CDS encoding FAD-binding oxidoreductase: MSATNWPSIISELAELEIITDAVQLSKLSLDYYHFSPILSKKLNNKRANLVVRPVNEVEVLKIAQTCVKYQVPLTVRGAGTGNYGQCIPLEGGVVLDTTKMNQIRSLEPGLACVEAGVKMAAFDKKAREIGWELRMAPSTYRTATIGGFIGGGSAGMGSITYGQLRDRGNLQAVRVVTLEDEPRILELRGDDVQKVNHAYGTNGIITELEIPLAPAYPWVELIVIFDQFMRAARFGQALGDSDGIVKKLITIQAWPIPSYLTALEDYLPQGKHAALLMISQYDLEPFQNLVKEYGGEITYQKTATEATKGSSLLEFTWNHTTLHARSIDPNLTYLQTFYFTLERVEQMYDYFGEEAMIHLEFLRVGGKAIPAGLQLIRFTTEERLNEIIRYHEEQGAGIANPHTYILEDGGRKVIDPEQLAFKEKVDPYGLMNPGKMRAWLERAVSV, from the coding sequence ATGAGCGCGACTAACTGGCCAAGTATTATTTCTGAACTCGCCGAACTAGAAATTATTACTGATGCGGTTCAACTCAGTAAACTATCCCTTGATTATTATCATTTTAGCCCGATATTGTCAAAAAAACTGAATAATAAACGAGCCAATCTGGTTGTTCGTCCAGTTAATGAAGTAGAAGTCTTAAAAATCGCTCAAACTTGTGTAAAATATCAAGTCCCTCTCACCGTGAGAGGCGCAGGCACCGGCAATTATGGACAATGTATTCCCCTCGAAGGCGGGGTGGTCCTCGATACCACTAAAATGAATCAAATTCGCTCTCTTGAACCTGGACTCGCTTGTGTCGAAGCTGGGGTTAAAATGGCAGCATTTGATAAAAAAGCCAGAGAAATCGGTTGGGAATTACGCATGGCTCCCTCGACATACCGCACAGCAACTATTGGCGGCTTTATCGGTGGGGGAAGCGCCGGAATGGGGTCAATTACTTATGGACAATTACGTGATCGCGGCAATCTTCAGGCGGTGCGAGTAGTGACGCTAGAGGATGAACCTCGTATTCTTGAGTTACGAGGCGATGATGTGCAAAAAGTCAATCACGCCTATGGAACGAATGGCATTATTACTGAATTAGAAATTCCCTTGGCTCCCGCTTATCCCTGGGTAGAACTGATTGTTATTTTCGATCAGTTTATGAGAGCCGCCCGCTTTGGTCAAGCCCTAGGAGATAGCGATGGAATTGTCAAAAAATTGATCACTATTCAGGCTTGGCCAATTCCTTCCTATTTGACGGCACTGGAAGATTATCTTCCCCAAGGAAAACACGCCGCTTTATTAATGATTTCGCAATATGATTTAGAACCTTTTCAAAACTTAGTGAAAGAATATGGCGGCGAGATCACTTACCAAAAAACGGCCACTGAAGCCACCAAAGGCAGCAGTTTATTAGAATTTACCTGGAATCATACCACGCTTCACGCGCGTAGTATTGACCCTAATCTGACTTATCTCCAAACCTTTTACTTTACCCTAGAACGAGTTGAGCAGATGTATGATTATTTTGGCGAGGAAGCCATGATTCATTTAGAGTTTTTGCGTGTTGGCGGTAAAGCCATTCCGGCCGGCCTACAATTGATCCGATTTACCACAGAAGAACGATTAAATGAAATCATCCGTTATCATGAAGAACAAGGAGCCGGCATTGCTAATCCTCACACTTATATTCTCGAAGATGGCGGCAGAAAAGTTATTGATCCAGAACAATTAGCTTTTAAAGAGAAGGTCGATCCTTATGGGTTAATGAATCCCGGTAAAATGCGTGCTTGGTTAGAAAGAGCCGTTTCTGTTTAA
- a CDS encoding TldD/PmbA family protein, with product MLTPLSPSEALSIIESVISQSESDGVFVHINAHESALSRYSENQISQNIHKSNFNLSITSYFGQRSASVSTNELDPQAITQTLRRSETLARVVPEDPEWVPLLSPIEYDSRLPANDPYTAELSPLERGEKVKQVCQWCSQAGVEGSGTLSTGTKVQAVGNSLGLSGYNCTTEANFGITARVDSGSSWSSHSATGIDLIPLEGTTETVIKRALSSRNPQEIQPDVYPVVFEAAAFAELLSWVIGNLDARAADEGRSFMSRIDEQGKAAGNRLGEALFSPLVQVSRNPAHPLLQSGTFFEDGLSNHYLEIIKDGIAENLSYSRYWAQQQGKQPTGALFPMVMAGSKQSLSDLIAQTERGILVSRAWYVRYVNPRTLEVTGMTRDGTFWIEEGKIAYPIKNLRFNQCLPAMLRDVDGVSSVQRFGNRVVPGVRVKAFNFSSVTDSV from the coding sequence ATGCTGACCCCTTTAAGCCCCTCTGAAGCACTATCAATAATCGAGTCAGTAATCAGCCAATCAGAATCTGACGGCGTTTTCGTTCATATCAATGCCCATGAGTCAGCTTTAAGCCGCTACAGTGAAAACCAGATCAGCCAAAATATCCATAAGAGTAATTTCAATCTCAGCATTACCAGCTATTTCGGACAAAGAAGTGCCAGCGTTTCTACCAACGAACTCGATCCTCAAGCCATTACTCAAACCCTGAGACGTTCAGAAACTCTTGCCCGGGTCGTACCAGAAGATCCCGAATGGGTTCCGTTACTCTCTCCCATTGAGTATGATTCCCGTCTGCCGGCAAACGATCCATACACGGCAGAACTTTCCCCCTTAGAAAGGGGAGAAAAAGTTAAACAAGTGTGTCAGTGGTGTAGTCAGGCAGGGGTTGAAGGTTCGGGAACCCTCAGCACTGGCACGAAGGTACAAGCGGTAGGCAATTCTTTGGGTTTGTCTGGGTATAATTGTACGACTGAAGCTAATTTTGGTATTACAGCCCGGGTTGATAGCGGTTCGAGTTGGTCGAGTCATAGTGCCACAGGCATTGATTTGATCCCCTTGGAGGGGACCACAGAAACCGTGATTAAACGGGCCCTCTCTTCCCGAAACCCCCAAGAGATTCAACCGGATGTTTATCCGGTGGTGTTTGAGGCGGCGGCTTTTGCCGAGTTATTATCCTGGGTAATTGGCAATTTAGATGCCCGGGCAGCCGATGAAGGGCGATCATTTATGTCCCGCATAGACGAACAAGGAAAAGCGGCAGGAAACCGTTTAGGGGAGGCGCTATTTAGTCCTTTGGTACAGGTTAGTCGAAACCCTGCCCATCCTTTGTTACAAAGCGGCACTTTTTTTGAGGATGGTTTGAGTAATCATTATTTAGAGATTATCAAAGATGGAATTGCTGAAAATTTATCCTATAGCCGCTATTGGGCACAGCAGCAGGGCAAACAGCCCACAGGCGCTTTATTTCCGATGGTAATGGCCGGCTCAAAGCAAAGTTTGTCAGATTTAATTGCTCAGACTGAGCGAGGCATTTTAGTCAGTCGTGCTTGGTATGTTAGATATGTTAATCCTAGGACTTTAGAAGTAACGGGCATGACCCGAGATGGAACTTTCTGGATAGAAGAGGGAAAAATCGCTTATCCGATCAAAAATTTGAGGTTTAATCAGTGTTTGCCGGCCATGTTGCGAGATGTGGATGGGGTCTCTTCTGTACAACGCTTTGGTAACCGTGTCGTGCCTGGGGTTCGGGTCAAGGCGTTTAATTTTAGTAGTGTTACCGATAGTGTATAA
- a CDS encoding TVP38/TMEM64 family protein — MTKAKTTIILLTLICLAATAIGIYLLGGLAPEQIQAWLKKMGIWAPIIYIILYTLGTILILPSTPLNLSGGALFGVWWGTLWTTLAAIVAAVVSFAFTRTIGRDYIANKLAGRWEAIDAEMRQGGLFYMFAIRLLPIIPYGIVNFAAGLTSIRFRDYLLGTSLGTLPGILPFVMMGAGLQALSKGNIFPLTLAFTLTGMLVGVATWYRRRRQLPPQILKEIHKEPQKNKDL; from the coding sequence GTGACAAAAGCGAAAACCACTATCATCTTACTGACTCTGATCTGTCTTGCCGCCACAGCGATAGGCATTTACTTATTAGGAGGTTTAGCACCAGAACAAATACAAGCTTGGCTCAAAAAAATGGGCATTTGGGCACCCATTATTTACATCATTCTTTATACCCTAGGAACGATTTTAATCCTACCTTCTACACCCCTTAATTTAAGCGGTGGCGCTTTATTCGGAGTCTGGTGGGGAACATTATGGACCACGCTGGCGGCTATCGTGGCGGCTGTAGTTTCTTTTGCTTTTACTCGTACCATTGGACGAGATTATATTGCTAACAAGTTAGCCGGACGATGGGAAGCCATTGATGCAGAAATGCGTCAAGGAGGGCTATTTTATATGTTCGCTATTCGTTTATTACCGATTATTCCCTATGGCATTGTTAATTTCGCGGCGGGATTAACTTCTATTCGTTTTCGAGATTATTTACTAGGAACCTCCCTAGGCACTCTGCCGGGTATTCTTCCTTTTGTCATGATGGGAGCCGGTTTACAAGCTCTCAGCAAAGGTAATATTTTTCCTCTCACCCTCGCTTTTACCTTAACAGGAATGTTAGTCGGGGTAGCGACTTGGTATCGTCGCCGTCGTCAATTGCCTCCCCAAATTCTTAAGGAAATTCACAAAGAACCTCAGAAAAATAAAGATTTATGA
- the bchE gene encoding magnesium-protoporphyrin IX monomethyl ester anaerobic oxidative cyclase codes for MRILMIQPNYHSGGAEIAGNWPPSWVPYVGGALKQAGFDNIRFVDAMTNYIPDDVLADIIAKNQPDVVLATAITPMIYQSERTLQIVKEVCPNAKTIMGGVHPTYMYNEVLNEAPWVDYIIRGEGEEITVNLLSAIANGTDVKDRHNILGIAFCENGQVVATPAHPPIKNLDTLTPDWTLLDWNKYIYTPLNVRVAVPNFARGCPFRCRFCSQWKFWRKYRSRTPKNFVDEIEYLVKEHNVGFFILADEEPTITKPRFVALCKELIERKLNVHWGINTRVTDILRDEKELPLYRQAGLVHVSLGTEAAAQLNLNVFRKETTIEDNKRAVRLLRENGIVAEVQYIMGLENETLETIEETYRMARDWKADMTNWNMFTPWPFSELFEDVGDKVEVRDYSHYNFVTPIMKPDNITREQLLKGVLHNYARFYLWKTLEYWFEKDPFKRRYLLGCLWAFLQTTLNKRFYNLKRVKQKGLHTEIDFGFDESKILTREQIAQRKQAHPELGADVNFVGTISACGAPADLPEIHLHQQSETHSEIHVFLIEDEEQKRVGLRQALRSQTGIEIYSEATNADTGLVLLTSVAGGDVALVDVSLPDKSGVELIKAFQQVQETSENSSLKLCMLIETDNDHEVLAAIAAGAQSYCLKTAPIEQLVEAIRLTHAGQFYLHPLIASKILLLVKNYQGETILTQTELEVLRLIAEGTSSDEMAQQLGITLNMIKTHLANILNRLYISDLIQKPLKALAV; via the coding sequence ATGCGTATATTGATGATTCAACCCAACTATCACTCGGGAGGGGCTGAAATAGCCGGAAACTGGCCGCCGAGTTGGGTTCCTTATGTTGGTGGGGCATTGAAACAAGCCGGATTTGATAATATCCGCTTTGTGGATGCCATGACCAATTACATTCCTGATGATGTGTTAGCCGATATTATTGCCAAGAATCAACCCGATGTGGTGTTGGCAACGGCCATTACACCAATGATTTACCAATCTGAGCGCACCCTACAAATAGTTAAAGAAGTCTGTCCCAACGCCAAGACCATTATGGGGGGCGTTCATCCCACCTATATGTATAATGAGGTTCTCAACGAAGCACCCTGGGTGGATTACATTATTCGAGGAGAAGGAGAAGAAATTACCGTCAATTTATTGAGTGCCATCGCCAACGGAACGGATGTAAAAGACCGCCACAACATTCTAGGAATCGCCTTCTGTGAAAACGGTCAAGTGGTTGCTACTCCCGCTCATCCTCCTATCAAAAATTTGGATACTCTTACCCCAGATTGGACCCTGCTGGACTGGAATAAATATATCTATACGCCGCTCAATGTACGGGTAGCTGTGCCCAACTTTGCCCGAGGCTGTCCTTTCCGTTGTCGTTTTTGCTCTCAGTGGAAATTTTGGCGCAAATATCGCTCCCGCACCCCGAAAAACTTTGTCGATGAAATAGAATATCTGGTTAAAGAACACAACGTCGGCTTTTTCATTTTAGCTGACGAAGAACCCACCATTACTAAGCCGCGTTTTGTCGCCCTCTGTAAAGAATTAATTGAGCGCAAATTAAATGTTCACTGGGGAATTAATACTCGAGTCACCGATATTCTCAGAGATGAAAAAGAATTACCCCTCTATCGTCAAGCCGGATTGGTTCACGTCTCTTTAGGCACTGAAGCCGCCGCCCAGTTAAATTTAAATGTATTCCGCAAAGAAACTACTATAGAAGATAATAAGCGGGCCGTGCGGCTGTTGCGAGAAAACGGCATCGTAGCCGAAGTTCAGTATATTATGGGGCTAGAAAATGAAACCCTAGAAACCATTGAAGAAACCTATCGCATGGCGCGAGATTGGAAGGCGGACATGACCAATTGGAATATGTTCACGCCCTGGCCGTTTTCGGAATTGTTTGAGGATGTAGGGGATAAGGTGGAAGTGCGGGACTATTCCCACTATAATTTTGTCACGCCGATTATGAAGCCGGATAATATTACCCGGGAACAGTTACTCAAAGGAGTGCTACACAATTACGCCCGCTTTTACCTGTGGAAGACTCTAGAATATTGGTTTGAGAAAGACCCTTTTAAGCGTCGTTATTTACTCGGTTGTCTTTGGGCATTTTTGCAGACGACACTAAATAAACGCTTCTACAACCTCAAGCGAGTCAAACAAAAAGGACTACACACTGAAATTGATTTCGGTTTCGATGAGTCTAAAATTCTTACCCGCGAACAAATCGCCCAACGTAAGCAAGCTCATCCTGAACTCGGCGCGGATGTAAATTTTGTTGGTACTATTTCAGCTTGTGGTGCGCCGGCTGACTTACCTGAAATTCATTTACATCAGCAGAGTGAAACTCACTCGGAAATCCACGTTTTTCTGATTGAAGATGAGGAACAAAAGCGAGTGGGACTACGTCAAGCGCTGCGCTCACAAACGGGCATAGAAATCTACAGCGAAGCCACTAATGCTGACACGGGGTTGGTATTGTTAACCTCGGTGGCGGGGGGAGATGTGGCCCTGGTAGACGTGAGTTTACCGGATAAGAGTGGGGTAGAGTTGATTAAAGCGTTTCAGCAAGTTCAGGAAACTTCTGAAAATTCATCGCTAAAACTCTGTATGTTGATTGAAACTGATAATGACCATGAAGTGTTGGCGGCCATTGCTGCCGGGGCACAATCATACTGTTTAAAAACCGCCCCCATTGAGCAGCTAGTAGAAGCCATTCGACTCACCCACGCGGGTCAATTTTACCTTCACCCTCTGATCGCTTCAAAAATTCTCTTGTTGGTGAAAAACTATCAAGGCGAAACGATTTTGACGCAAACTGAGTTAGAAGTGCTGAGGTTAATTGCAGAAGGAACTTCATCGGATGAGATGGCGCAACAGCTTGGGATAACCCTGAATATGATTAAAACCCATCTGGCCAATATTCTCAACCGACTTTATATTAGTGATTTGATCCAAAAACCTCTCAAAGCACTTGCTGTATAA